A single genomic interval of Astyanax mexicanus isolate ESR-SI-001 chromosome 4, AstMex3_surface, whole genome shotgun sequence harbors:
- the per2 gene encoding period circadian protein homolog 2 isoform X2, whose product MSEDSKPYLFSALKEQDQATGCSSMASLHRIGGFAEGGELGLASEGSDSSSQDHSASPHSDQKMAESMHEDVEIKSSGSSGSGTESHGNESHGNESHGNESTGSSNGNSKDSALLESSGSNKSSNSHSPSPPSSSNAFSLLSASSEQDNPSTSGCSSEESAKAKTQKELIKTLKELKLHLPAEKRNKGSKSTTLNTLKYALRCVKQVEANEEYYQLLMINDSQPSGLDVSSYTIDEIDSITSEYTLKNTDIFAVAVSLITGKIVYISDQAASILNCKRDVFKNAKFVEFLTPQDVSVFYSFTTPYRLPSWSMCTGAESSPSDCMQEKSFFCRISGGKECEGDLQYYPFRMTPYRMKVQDTVHTEDQFCCLLLAERVHSGYEAPRIPTDKRIFTTTHTPNCVFQDVDERAVPLLGYLPQDLIGTPVLLHLHPKDRPIMLGIHRKILQYAGQPFDHSSIRFCTRNGEYITIDTSWSSFVNPWSRKVSFVIGRHKVRMGPVNEDVFAAPPTAEGKVMDSDIQEITEQIHRLLLQPVHNNGSSGYGSLGSNDHLMSVASSSESNGNGTRPHFEDEENSRAKPRTFQEICKGVHMQKNQEQQTRKAPGKSLQKSPAVRPKDSAYPTTWRENEEAQQAPVQEELTFKDQTVYSYQQISCLDSVIRYLESCNVPITVKRKCQSSSNTTSSNSDEDKQKAAERSMQVSEDSSHLKSQAGLTSLDVSKKPGGSGVVSTSLTPLALPSKAESVVSITSQCSYSSTIVHVGDKKPQPESEIIEDGPGAGDTGDGPAVAVTPATVSPPSQEREAYKKLGLTKQVLAAHTQNEEQAFLNRFRELRGVHAFKADCSHYLERQRGQVTSDAVPTRVAKQGGVTEPVARRGSRNKKTKSKRIKQNESSDSTISHRKQLSRQELQGLNQTSWSPSETSQSTYPMAYPAVMPAYPLQVYPGTNTMAPRVDASLSGFGGSQCSQDPRCPIQPIQAPFSAPLVTPMVALVLPNYMFPQIGSTPRQPFYPEQGTFAAQPSFPPQTVFPPQTSFQPQTTVQFPVQTQFTTQNPFPPPTTFPTQPFQFPLPNDPPKPMEPELREAQSRSSTPQSMGGRDQPSPPLFQSRCSSPLQLNLLQLEESQRSMERQDSSAPSTGAQGNTSTAAEKTLAKTDKEQRSLILPGPVGTNYGPGTLLVLPLPGPELFGDQEKDGEFFSWDRFISKLRCPSEEDEGSTADSHHCDALSSSSDMLDILLLEDSRSGTGSATSGSMGSGSNGCGTSACGTSASGGSASGTGSSHTSNNSSNYFGSVDSSQKSHKANGGVSGSMEMEESESLIKYELQDPLWLLTANVDKTVMMTYQLPSRDFQRVLREDREKLRHMQKSQPRFSEEQKKELAEVHPWLRRGGLPKSIDVKACVGCEGVTEMLIEEELPDLHMGESEHSDVTVPPSNHEQ is encoded by the exons ATGTCTGAAGACTCCAAACCCTACCTTTTCTCCGCCCTGAAGGAGCAGGACCAGGCCACCGGCTGTAGTTCCATGGCATCGCTCCATCGTATCGGCGGCTTTGCAGAGGGTGGGGAGCTTGGTCTCGCCTCAGAAGGCAGCGACAGCAGCAGTCAAGACCATTCTGCTTCACCTCATAGTGACCAAAAGATGGCGGAATCCATGCACGAGGATGTGGAGATAAAGAGCAGTGGATCCAGTGGTAGTGGGACTGAATCGCATGGTAATGAGTCGCATGGCAATGAATCGCATGGGAACGAATCGACTGGAAGTTCCAATGGCAACAGCAAAGACTCTGCCCTTCTGGAATCGTCAGGGAGCAACAAAAG CTCAAACTCTCACAGTCCCTCTCCTCCAAGCAGCTCCAATGCCTTCAGCCTGCTGAGTGCCAGTTCTGAACAGGACAACCCGTCCACCAGTGGCTGCAG TAGTGAAGAGTCTGCCAAGGCCAAGACACAGAAGGAGCTGATCAAAACTCTCAAAGAACTGAAGCTCCATTTGCCAGCGGAAAAGAGGAACAAGGGCAGCAAGTCCACAACTCTCAACACCCTGAAATACGCTCTGCGCTGCGTTAAACAGGTTGAAG CCAATGAAGAGTACTACCAGTTGCTTATGATCAATGACAGCCAGCCATCTGGCCTGGATGTGTCGTCATATACAATAGATGAGATCGACAGCATCACATCAGAATACACCctcaaaaataca GATATCTTTGCGGTGGCTGTGTCTCTGATCACTGGGAAGATCGTGTACATCTCGGATCAGGCAGCGTCCATTCTCAACTGCAAGCGTGACGTGTTCAAGAACGCCAAGTTTGTGGAGTTCCTGACGCCGCAGGATGTCAGCGTGTTCTACAGCTTCACCACTCCTTACAGGCTGCCTTCCTGGAGCATGTGCACTGGAGCAG AATCCTCACCCTCTGACTGCATGCAGGAAAAGTCCTTCTTCTGTCGGATCAG TGGTGGGAAGGAGTGTGAGGGAGATCTGCAGTATTATCCGTTCCGAATGACTCCCTACCGGATGAAGGTTCAGGATACAGTACACACTGAAGATCAGTTCTGCTGCCTCCTGCTGGCTGAGAGAGTGCACTCCGGCTATGAAG CTCCCAGGATCCCCACTGACAAACGCATcttcaccaccacacacacacccaactgTGTGTTTCAGGATGTGGATGAGAG gGCTGTCCCATTGCTAGGCTACCTACCACAGGATCTTATTGGTACACCTGTGCTCCTGCACCTGCATCCGAAGGATCGACCAATCATGCTTGGAATTCATAGGAAGA TCCTGCAGTATGCCGGTCAGCCATTTGACCACTCCTCCATCCGGTTCTGTACACGGAATGGAGAATACATCACAATAGACACCAGCTGGTCCAGCTTTGTCAATCCCTGGAGCCGCAAAGTGTCATTCGTCATCGGACGACACAAAGTTCGCAT GGGTCCAGTGAATGAGGATGTGTTTGCAGCTCCACCAACAGCAGAGGGGAAAGTTATGGACTCAGACATCCAGGAAATCACTGAGCAGATACATCGGCTACTGCTACAG CCGGTACATAACAACGGCTCGAGCGGCTACGGCAGCCTAGGCAGTAATGATCACCTGATGAGCGTGGCGTCATCCAGCGAGAGTAACGGTAACGGAACTCGCCCGCACTTCGAGGACGAGGAGAACAGCAGAGCCAAACCT AGAACCTTTCAGGAGATCTGTAAGGGTGTTCACATGCAGAAGAACCAGGAGCAGCAGACCAGAAAGGCTCCAGGCA AGTCACTCCAGAAGAGTCCGGCAGTTCGGCCCAAAGACTCTGCCTATCCAACAACCTGGCGTGAGAATGAGGAGGCGCAACAGGCTCCTGTACAGGAGGAGCTCACCTTTAAGGACCAGACTGTTTACTCCTACCAGCAGATCAGCTGCCTGGACAGCGTCATCAG gtATCTGGAGAGCTGTAATGTGCCTATCACAGTGAAAAGAAAGTGCCAGTCGTCCTCCAACACCACGTCGTCTAATTCGGACGAGGACAAGCAGAAAGCTGCTGAGCGATCCATGCAGGTGTCCGAAG ACTCCAGTCATCTGAAATCGCAAGCAGGCCTCACGTCTCTGGATGTGTCGAAGAAGCCAGGTGGTTCCGGTGTTGTGAGCACCTCCCTGACCCCGCTGGCTCTACCCAGTAAAGCCGAGAGTGTGGTGTCCATCACCAGCCAGTGCAGCTACAGCAGCACCATTGTACACGTGGGGGACAAGAAACCCCAGCCAGAGTCAG AGATCATCGAAGATGGCCCTGGTGCTGGAGACACAGGAGATGGTCCTGCTGTAGCTGTTACTCCTGCCACAGTTTCACCTCCCAGCCAGGAACGGGAGGCCTACAAGAAACTGGGCCTGACCAAGCAGGTGCTGGCAGCCCACACTCAGAACGAGGAGCAGGCCTTCCTCAACCGCTTCAGAGAGCTGAGGGGGGTTCACGCTTTCAAAGCAGACTGCTCCCATTACCTGGAGAGGCAGAGGGGTCAGGTCACATCTGATG CTGTGCCCACTCGTGTTGCCAAGCAAGGAGGCGTCACGGAACCCGTCGCTCGCCGGGGGAGTCGCAACAAGAAGACCAAGTCCAAACGCATCAAGCAGAATGAGTCATCCGACAGCACCATCTCACACAGGAAGCAGCTGTCCAGGCAAGAGCTCCAGGGCCTGAACCAAACCTCCTGGTCTCCATCAGAAACCTCGCAGTCCACCTACCCCATGGCCTACCCAGCTGTAATGCCTGCCTACCCGCTCCAGGTCTACCCAGGGACCAACACTATGGCTCCCAGGGTGGATGCCTCGCTCTCAGGATTTGGGGGCAGCCAGTGCAGCCAGGACCCACGCTGCCCCATCCAACCCATCCAAGCCCCCTTTTCAGCCCCTCTGGTCACGCCCATGGTGGCATTGGTCCTGCCTAACTATATGTTCCCGCAAATAGGCAGCACCCCCCGCCAACCATTCTACCCTGAACAAGGAACCTTTGCTGCTCAGCCATCATTTCCCCCACAGACTGTTTTCCCTCCCCAGACCTCGTTTCAGCCACAGACGACCGTACAATTTCCTGTACAGACTCAGTTCACCACGCAAAACCCTTTCCCCCCGCCCACGACCTTCCCCACCCAGCCCTTTCAGTTTCCTCTCCCAAACGATCCTCCAAAGCCCATGGAACCAGAGCTGAGGGAGGCGCAGTCACGGAGCTCCACCCCTCAGTCTATGGGTGGGCGGGACCAACCGTCTCCGCCTCTTTTTCAGTCACGGTGCAGTTCGCCCCTGCAGCTCAACCTGCTGCAGCTGGAGGAGAGCCAACGGTCTATGGAGAGACAGGACAGCTCGGCGCCCTCTACTGGAGCTCAGGGGAAcaccagcactgcagcagagaagaCTCTGGCCAAGACTGACAAGGAGCAG CGGTCGCTCATTTTGCCTGGTCCAGTAGGGACCAATTACGGGCCAGGTACTCTACTGGTCCTTCCCCTTCCAGGCCCCGAGTTGTTTGGGGaccaagagaaagatggagagttTTTTTCTTGGGACAGATTTATCTCTAAACTCAGATGTCCCAGCGAAGAG GATGAGGGCTCGACGGCTGACAGTCATCACTGTGACGCTCTCTCATCATCCAGTGACATGCTGGACATCCTCCTGCTGGAGGACTCTCGCTCAGGGACAGGGTCCGCCACCTCCGGGTCCATGGGCTCAGGTTCGAATGGATGTGGGACCTCAGCCTGCGGGACTTCTGCCAGCGGAGGGTCTGCAAGTGGAACAG GGAGCAGTCACACAAGCAATAACAGCAGTAACTACTTCGGCAGTGTGGACTCTTCACAGAAGTCCCATAAGGCCAACGGTGGTGTTTCAGGGTCCATGGAGATGGAGGAGAGCGAGAGCTTGATAAAATATGAACTGCAGGATCCTCTGTGGCTCCTCACAGCCAACGTAGACAAGACTGTTATGATGACGTACCAGCTGCCCTCTCG TGATTTCCAGCGGGTGTTGCGTGAGGACCGTGAGAAACTGAGGCACATGCAGAAGAGTCAGCCACGTTTTTCTGAGGAGCAGAAGAAGGAGCTGGCTGAGGTTCATCCCTGGTTGAGGAGGGGAGGCCTGCCCAAATCCATAGATGTCAAG GCATGTGTCGGCTGTGAGGGAGTCACAGAGATGCTTATTGAAGAGGAGCTCCCAGACCTGCACATGGGGGAGTCTGAACACAGCGATGTCACAGTGCCCCCCTCAAACCACGAGCAGTGA
- the per2 gene encoding period circadian protein homolog 2 isoform X1, producing MSEDSKPYLFSALKEQDQATGCSSMASLHRIGGFAEGGELGLASEGSDSSSQDHSASPHSDQKMAESMHEDVEIKSSGSSGSGTESHGNESHGNESHGNESTGSSNGNSKDSALLESSGSNKSSNSHSPSPPSSSNAFSLLSASSEQDNPSTSGCSSEESAKAKTQKELIKTLKELKLHLPAEKRNKGSKSTTLNTLKYALRCVKQVEANEEYYQLLMINDSQPSGLDVSSYTIDEIDSITSEYTLKNTDIFAVAVSLITGKIVYISDQAASILNCKRDVFKNAKFVEFLTPQDVSVFYSFTTPYRLPSWSMCTGAESSPSDCMQEKSFFCRISGGKECEGDLQYYPFRMTPYRMKVQDTVHTEDQFCCLLLAERVHSGYEAPRIPTDKRIFTTTHTPNCVFQDVDERAVPLLGYLPQDLIGTPVLLHLHPKDRPIMLGIHRKILQYAGQPFDHSSIRFCTRNGEYITIDTSWSSFVNPWSRKVSFVIGRHKVRMGPVNEDVFAAPPTAEGKVMDSDIQEITEQIHRLLLQPVHNNGSSGYGSLGSNDHLMSVASSSESNGNGTRPHFEDEENSRAKPRTFQEICKGVHMQKNQEQQTRKAPGTESLQKSPAVRPKDSAYPTTWRENEEAQQAPVQEELTFKDQTVYSYQQISCLDSVIRYLESCNVPITVKRKCQSSSNTTSSNSDEDKQKAAERSMQVSEDSSHLKSQAGLTSLDVSKKPGGSGVVSTSLTPLALPSKAESVVSITSQCSYSSTIVHVGDKKPQPESEIIEDGPGAGDTGDGPAVAVTPATVSPPSQEREAYKKLGLTKQVLAAHTQNEEQAFLNRFRELRGVHAFKADCSHYLERQRGQVTSDAVPTRVAKQGGVTEPVARRGSRNKKTKSKRIKQNESSDSTISHRKQLSRQELQGLNQTSWSPSETSQSTYPMAYPAVMPAYPLQVYPGTNTMAPRVDASLSGFGGSQCSQDPRCPIQPIQAPFSAPLVTPMVALVLPNYMFPQIGSTPRQPFYPEQGTFAAQPSFPPQTVFPPQTSFQPQTTVQFPVQTQFTTQNPFPPPTTFPTQPFQFPLPNDPPKPMEPELREAQSRSSTPQSMGGRDQPSPPLFQSRCSSPLQLNLLQLEESQRSMERQDSSAPSTGAQGNTSTAAEKTLAKTDKEQRSLILPGPVGTNYGPGTLLVLPLPGPELFGDQEKDGEFFSWDRFISKLRCPSEEDEGSTADSHHCDALSSSSDMLDILLLEDSRSGTGSATSGSMGSGSNGCGTSACGTSASGGSASGTGSSHTSNNSSNYFGSVDSSQKSHKANGGVSGSMEMEESESLIKYELQDPLWLLTANVDKTVMMTYQLPSRDFQRVLREDREKLRHMQKSQPRFSEEQKKELAEVHPWLRRGGLPKSIDVKACVGCEGVTEMLIEEELPDLHMGESEHSDVTVPPSNHEQ from the exons ATGTCTGAAGACTCCAAACCCTACCTTTTCTCCGCCCTGAAGGAGCAGGACCAGGCCACCGGCTGTAGTTCCATGGCATCGCTCCATCGTATCGGCGGCTTTGCAGAGGGTGGGGAGCTTGGTCTCGCCTCAGAAGGCAGCGACAGCAGCAGTCAAGACCATTCTGCTTCACCTCATAGTGACCAAAAGATGGCGGAATCCATGCACGAGGATGTGGAGATAAAGAGCAGTGGATCCAGTGGTAGTGGGACTGAATCGCATGGTAATGAGTCGCATGGCAATGAATCGCATGGGAACGAATCGACTGGAAGTTCCAATGGCAACAGCAAAGACTCTGCCCTTCTGGAATCGTCAGGGAGCAACAAAAG CTCAAACTCTCACAGTCCCTCTCCTCCAAGCAGCTCCAATGCCTTCAGCCTGCTGAGTGCCAGTTCTGAACAGGACAACCCGTCCACCAGTGGCTGCAG TAGTGAAGAGTCTGCCAAGGCCAAGACACAGAAGGAGCTGATCAAAACTCTCAAAGAACTGAAGCTCCATTTGCCAGCGGAAAAGAGGAACAAGGGCAGCAAGTCCACAACTCTCAACACCCTGAAATACGCTCTGCGCTGCGTTAAACAGGTTGAAG CCAATGAAGAGTACTACCAGTTGCTTATGATCAATGACAGCCAGCCATCTGGCCTGGATGTGTCGTCATATACAATAGATGAGATCGACAGCATCACATCAGAATACACCctcaaaaataca GATATCTTTGCGGTGGCTGTGTCTCTGATCACTGGGAAGATCGTGTACATCTCGGATCAGGCAGCGTCCATTCTCAACTGCAAGCGTGACGTGTTCAAGAACGCCAAGTTTGTGGAGTTCCTGACGCCGCAGGATGTCAGCGTGTTCTACAGCTTCACCACTCCTTACAGGCTGCCTTCCTGGAGCATGTGCACTGGAGCAG AATCCTCACCCTCTGACTGCATGCAGGAAAAGTCCTTCTTCTGTCGGATCAG TGGTGGGAAGGAGTGTGAGGGAGATCTGCAGTATTATCCGTTCCGAATGACTCCCTACCGGATGAAGGTTCAGGATACAGTACACACTGAAGATCAGTTCTGCTGCCTCCTGCTGGCTGAGAGAGTGCACTCCGGCTATGAAG CTCCCAGGATCCCCACTGACAAACGCATcttcaccaccacacacacacccaactgTGTGTTTCAGGATGTGGATGAGAG gGCTGTCCCATTGCTAGGCTACCTACCACAGGATCTTATTGGTACACCTGTGCTCCTGCACCTGCATCCGAAGGATCGACCAATCATGCTTGGAATTCATAGGAAGA TCCTGCAGTATGCCGGTCAGCCATTTGACCACTCCTCCATCCGGTTCTGTACACGGAATGGAGAATACATCACAATAGACACCAGCTGGTCCAGCTTTGTCAATCCCTGGAGCCGCAAAGTGTCATTCGTCATCGGACGACACAAAGTTCGCAT GGGTCCAGTGAATGAGGATGTGTTTGCAGCTCCACCAACAGCAGAGGGGAAAGTTATGGACTCAGACATCCAGGAAATCACTGAGCAGATACATCGGCTACTGCTACAG CCGGTACATAACAACGGCTCGAGCGGCTACGGCAGCCTAGGCAGTAATGATCACCTGATGAGCGTGGCGTCATCCAGCGAGAGTAACGGTAACGGAACTCGCCCGCACTTCGAGGACGAGGAGAACAGCAGAGCCAAACCT AGAACCTTTCAGGAGATCTGTAAGGGTGTTCACATGCAGAAGAACCAGGAGCAGCAGACCAGAAAGGCTCCAGGCA CAGAGTCACTCCAGAAGAGTCCGGCAGTTCGGCCCAAAGACTCTGCCTATCCAACAACCTGGCGTGAGAATGAGGAGGCGCAACAGGCTCCTGTACAGGAGGAGCTCACCTTTAAGGACCAGACTGTTTACTCCTACCAGCAGATCAGCTGCCTGGACAGCGTCATCAG gtATCTGGAGAGCTGTAATGTGCCTATCACAGTGAAAAGAAAGTGCCAGTCGTCCTCCAACACCACGTCGTCTAATTCGGACGAGGACAAGCAGAAAGCTGCTGAGCGATCCATGCAGGTGTCCGAAG ACTCCAGTCATCTGAAATCGCAAGCAGGCCTCACGTCTCTGGATGTGTCGAAGAAGCCAGGTGGTTCCGGTGTTGTGAGCACCTCCCTGACCCCGCTGGCTCTACCCAGTAAAGCCGAGAGTGTGGTGTCCATCACCAGCCAGTGCAGCTACAGCAGCACCATTGTACACGTGGGGGACAAGAAACCCCAGCCAGAGTCAG AGATCATCGAAGATGGCCCTGGTGCTGGAGACACAGGAGATGGTCCTGCTGTAGCTGTTACTCCTGCCACAGTTTCACCTCCCAGCCAGGAACGGGAGGCCTACAAGAAACTGGGCCTGACCAAGCAGGTGCTGGCAGCCCACACTCAGAACGAGGAGCAGGCCTTCCTCAACCGCTTCAGAGAGCTGAGGGGGGTTCACGCTTTCAAAGCAGACTGCTCCCATTACCTGGAGAGGCAGAGGGGTCAGGTCACATCTGATG CTGTGCCCACTCGTGTTGCCAAGCAAGGAGGCGTCACGGAACCCGTCGCTCGCCGGGGGAGTCGCAACAAGAAGACCAAGTCCAAACGCATCAAGCAGAATGAGTCATCCGACAGCACCATCTCACACAGGAAGCAGCTGTCCAGGCAAGAGCTCCAGGGCCTGAACCAAACCTCCTGGTCTCCATCAGAAACCTCGCAGTCCACCTACCCCATGGCCTACCCAGCTGTAATGCCTGCCTACCCGCTCCAGGTCTACCCAGGGACCAACACTATGGCTCCCAGGGTGGATGCCTCGCTCTCAGGATTTGGGGGCAGCCAGTGCAGCCAGGACCCACGCTGCCCCATCCAACCCATCCAAGCCCCCTTTTCAGCCCCTCTGGTCACGCCCATGGTGGCATTGGTCCTGCCTAACTATATGTTCCCGCAAATAGGCAGCACCCCCCGCCAACCATTCTACCCTGAACAAGGAACCTTTGCTGCTCAGCCATCATTTCCCCCACAGACTGTTTTCCCTCCCCAGACCTCGTTTCAGCCACAGACGACCGTACAATTTCCTGTACAGACTCAGTTCACCACGCAAAACCCTTTCCCCCCGCCCACGACCTTCCCCACCCAGCCCTTTCAGTTTCCTCTCCCAAACGATCCTCCAAAGCCCATGGAACCAGAGCTGAGGGAGGCGCAGTCACGGAGCTCCACCCCTCAGTCTATGGGTGGGCGGGACCAACCGTCTCCGCCTCTTTTTCAGTCACGGTGCAGTTCGCCCCTGCAGCTCAACCTGCTGCAGCTGGAGGAGAGCCAACGGTCTATGGAGAGACAGGACAGCTCGGCGCCCTCTACTGGAGCTCAGGGGAAcaccagcactgcagcagagaagaCTCTGGCCAAGACTGACAAGGAGCAG CGGTCGCTCATTTTGCCTGGTCCAGTAGGGACCAATTACGGGCCAGGTACTCTACTGGTCCTTCCCCTTCCAGGCCCCGAGTTGTTTGGGGaccaagagaaagatggagagttTTTTTCTTGGGACAGATTTATCTCTAAACTCAGATGTCCCAGCGAAGAG GATGAGGGCTCGACGGCTGACAGTCATCACTGTGACGCTCTCTCATCATCCAGTGACATGCTGGACATCCTCCTGCTGGAGGACTCTCGCTCAGGGACAGGGTCCGCCACCTCCGGGTCCATGGGCTCAGGTTCGAATGGATGTGGGACCTCAGCCTGCGGGACTTCTGCCAGCGGAGGGTCTGCAAGTGGAACAG GGAGCAGTCACACAAGCAATAACAGCAGTAACTACTTCGGCAGTGTGGACTCTTCACAGAAGTCCCATAAGGCCAACGGTGGTGTTTCAGGGTCCATGGAGATGGAGGAGAGCGAGAGCTTGATAAAATATGAACTGCAGGATCCTCTGTGGCTCCTCACAGCCAACGTAGACAAGACTGTTATGATGACGTACCAGCTGCCCTCTCG TGATTTCCAGCGGGTGTTGCGTGAGGACCGTGAGAAACTGAGGCACATGCAGAAGAGTCAGCCACGTTTTTCTGAGGAGCAGAAGAAGGAGCTGGCTGAGGTTCATCCCTGGTTGAGGAGGGGAGGCCTGCCCAAATCCATAGATGTCAAG GCATGTGTCGGCTGTGAGGGAGTCACAGAGATGCTTATTGAAGAGGAGCTCCCAGACCTGCACATGGGGGAGTCTGAACACAGCGATGTCACAGTGCCCCCCTCAAACCACGAGCAGTGA